The following are encoded together in the Glycine soja cultivar W05 chromosome 5, ASM419377v2, whole genome shotgun sequence genome:
- the LOC114412299 gene encoding UPF0481 protein At3g47200-like encodes MTETPHLSIKFTQLEKAKLIPQTSAPKIQRVAHYLRDRKHFAKHYSPRLVSIGPIHHGAKNLLLGEKYKLMWTARYLERTNQDAQTLYQKIASNIKQLKELFAEDVIADFPDDEKLSWMLLVDGCSLLQILEKGKLDYPEEMNVKVDQLVLVWQDVLLLENQLPYQVLKLLTGPENEAMLLNIMKEFLKCHHLSPVRPNHRAKTQDMDKDITKQEDRAFTEEGCTSVCTKNESTLQGEHRVEIPQEPPIHLLDQLRRTVIHDPQKNHQDHRKKDTTSKKKKCKQNKKNEDSDIITYRNIKELRAAGISLKKSNSRRIKDTSFSCGWLYAELKLPEITVDDTTAPSFLNLIAYEMCPDFTNNYEICSFVAFIDSLIDNPDDVKELRKAGILLNMLGSDEEVANLFNTISADLVPNMEGYSHVRPQIERHYRNKCKTWIALGSHTYFSNPWAIIAFHAAVLAIVLTFIQTWYAIHPAHAG; translated from the exons ATGACTGAAACACCACACCTCAGCATAAAGTTTACCCAACTAGAAAAAGCAAAGCTAATACCACAAACTTCAGCCCCAAAGATACAAAGGGTAGCACATTATCTCCGAGATCGAAAACATTTTGCCAAGCATTACTCACCCAGGTTGGTGTCAATTGGTCCAATCCATCATGGTGCAAAGAACCTACTGCTGGGAGAAAAATACAAGCTTATGTGGACAGCAAGGTATCTCGAACGCACCAACCAGGATGCTCAAACTCTGTACCAAAAGATTGCATCAAATATCAAACAACTGAAGGAACTGTTTGCTGAGGATGTCATTGCAGACTTCCCTGATGATGAAAAGCTGTCATGGATGCTACTTGTGGATGGATGTTCTCTGCTACAAATCTTGGAAAAGGGAAAACTTGACTATCCAGAAGAAATGAATGTTAAGGTTGACCAACTAGTTCTTGTGTGGCAAGATGTGCTTTTGTTAGAGAACCAGCTTCCCTATCAAGTGCTTAAACTGTTGACTGGCCCCGAGAATGAAGCCATGCTATTAAACATCATGAAGGAGTTTCTTAAGTGTCATCATTTGTCACCAGTTAGACCAAATCACAGAGCAAAGACACAAGACATGGACAAGGATATAACCAAGCAAGAAGACAG AGCATTCACTGAAGAAGGGTGCACAAGTGTGTGTACAAAGAATGAAAGCACCCTGCAAGGAGAACATAGAGTGGAAATACCTCAGGAACCACCTATTCATCTTCTCGATCAGCTTCGCAGAACTGTTATTCATGACCCTCAGAAGAACCACCAAGATCACCGAAAGAAGGACACAAcaagcaagaaaaagaaatgcaagcagaacaaaaaaaatgaagattccGACATTATAACATACAGGAACATAAAGGAGTTGAGAGCAGCAGGGATTAGCCTGAAGAAAAGCAACTCACGCAGGATCAAAGACACCTCTTTCTCTTGTGGCTGGTTGTATGCAGAACTGAAGCTTCCTGAGATCACAGTTGATGACACAACAGCCCCCTCATTTCTCAACTTGATAGCGTACGAGATGTGTCCAGATTTTACGAACAACTATGAGATATGTTCTTTCGTAGCCTTCATAGACTCGCTTATTGACAACCCAGATGATGTGAAGGAGCTGCGAAAAGCAGGGATTCTTCTCAACATGCTTGGGAGTGACGAGGAAGTGGCTAATCTCTTCAATACAATAAGTGCTGATTTGGTGCCCAACATGGAGGGTTATTCACATGTTAGACCCCAAATTGAGAGGCATTATAGGAACAAATGCAAGACGTGGATAGCTCTTGGTTCTCATACCTATTTTAGTAACCCTTGGGCAATCATTGCTTTCCATGCTGCTGTTTTAGCTATTGTTCTAACTTTCATCCAAACTTGGTATGCTATTCACCCTGCTCATGCTGGCTAA